In Silene latifolia isolate original U9 population chromosome 3, ASM4854445v1, whole genome shotgun sequence, a single window of DNA contains:
- the LOC141645930 gene encoding germin-like protein, with product MAFSKIFAHLTLLLISLSLVYATDPTQLQDFCVATNDTNNGIFVNGLFCKNPMDATPEDFLFKGLDVPAPLSSLGSGVKLVSPMNLPGLNTLGISVARLDFAPYGLISPHTHPRATEVFTVLDGTIYVGFVTSNQANGGNKLFTKVLNKGDVFVFPQGLIHFQLNIGKTPAVAFSGLSSQNPGVVTISNAVFGAEPPINVDVLSKAFQLDANVIKMLQSKFSTGN from the exons ATGGCATTTTCCAAGATCTTTGCACACTTAACCCTTTTGCTCATAAGCTTATCCTTGGTTTATGCCACTGATCCGACCCAGCTTCAAGATTTTTGCGTCGCCACAAACGATACCAATAACGGAA TATTTGTGAATGGACTCTTTTGCAAGAACCCAATGGACGCGACACCCGAAGATTTTCTCTTCAAAGGGCTAGACGTTCCAGCCCCATTAAGCAGTCTTGGATCGGGTGTGAAACTAGTGAGTCCAATGAACTTACCCGGACTCAACACCCTCGGCATTTCAGTTGCTAGACTAGACTTCGCGCCATATGGGCTAATCTCACCCCACACCCACCCTCGCGCCACTGAGGTGTTCACTGTGTTGGATGGAACCATATATGTTGGTTTCGTCACATCAAACCAGGCCAATGGCGGTAACAAGTTGTTCACTAAGGTGCTTAACAAGGGTGACGTGTTTGTGTTCCCACAAGGTTTAATTCACTTTCAACTCAACATCGGCAAGACACCAGCTGTTGCATTTTCGGGTTTGAGTAGCCAGAATCCCGGTGTTGTTACTATTTCCAACGCGGTTTTTGGTGCTGAGCCTCCGATCAACGTTGATGTTTTATCCAAGGCTTTTCAGCTTGATGCTAATGTCATCAAGATGTTGCAATCCAAGTTCTCCACCGGAAATTAA